A DNA window from Bdellovibrio sp. BCCA contains the following coding sequences:
- a CDS encoding spore coat protein U domain-containing protein codes for MRHFAFVLLLILVKQTSMAAECTNMQFQTAQTNIDFTTSLTVQPTITVKANTHPGPCDFFITFDYGTSTSATGRSLKAGSSQWPFQLYKNSSATQILKRFPNVSSNSDVVTGYLADGSSDRQVNVSYWAILNTTNPWLRFGNYTETITANLYRGTISSYTFVESRSISFNYNAPKRVDISLVATGAAFNINDTTETMNFGTISSGASRSADVIVKYNAGYTLYASSANNGRLKHQTQNQYIPYSITFRGTSVNLNTSSSSPVQVFREFGTSPASGLVIPVTATIGTVSVSQTGTYQDTITLTVQSSE; via the coding sequence ATGAGACATTTTGCCTTCGTCCTTCTTTTAATTTTAGTAAAACAAACTTCGATGGCAGCGGAATGCACGAATATGCAATTTCAGACGGCGCAGACGAATATTGATTTTACGACGTCTTTAACAGTACAGCCCACAATAACCGTGAAGGCAAACACCCATCCGGGGCCTTGTGACTTCTTTATAACTTTTGATTATGGTACTTCCACATCAGCGACAGGCCGAAGCTTGAAAGCCGGAAGCAGTCAGTGGCCTTTTCAACTCTATAAAAATTCTTCAGCGACACAAATTTTAAAGAGGTTTCCGAATGTCTCCAGCAATAGCGATGTCGTCACTGGATATTTAGCGGACGGAAGCAGTGATCGGCAGGTGAATGTTTCTTATTGGGCGATTTTAAATACCACAAATCCCTGGCTGCGTTTCGGAAACTACACCGAAACAATCACGGCGAATCTTTATCGTGGAACGATTTCAAGTTATACCTTCGTGGAATCTAGAAGTATCTCATTCAATTACAATGCTCCGAAACGTGTGGATATATCCTTGGTCGCGACAGGTGCGGCTTTCAATATTAACGACACGACCGAGACTATGAACTTCGGAACTATTTCTTCGGGAGCAAGCCGTAGTGCAGACGTCATTGTAAAATACAACGCGGGTTACACTCTTTACGCTTCGTCGGCGAATAACGGAAGACTTAAGCACCAAACGCAAAATCAATATATTCCATACTCGATCACGTTCAGAGGAACTTCCGTAAATCTCAATACTTCTTCATCATCCCCCGTGCAGGTATTTAGAGAGTTTGGAACTTCTCCAGCCAGCGGTTTGGTGATTCCGGTCACGGCAACGATTGGGACAGTTTCAGTTTCGCAAACAGGAACCTATCAGGATACGATCACCCTCACGGTGCAGTCCTCAGAATAA
- a CDS encoding JAB domain-containing protein, translated as MSEVSSSLQAFECLRAQINPYAEEVWLIALNSQMEAIKIEMVFRGTADHCLVHPRDIFRILILCNASSFIMAHNHPSDQVLPSEQDLILTRKIHQASVLLQIPLNDHIVMTKTQYYSMADHGHFKKWKKNKDLYLY; from the coding sequence ATGTCTGAAGTGTCCTCAAGTCTCCAAGCTTTTGAATGTCTCCGCGCACAAATCAATCCTTATGCCGAGGAAGTGTGGCTGATTGCACTCAACTCACAAATGGAAGCTATTAAAATTGAAATGGTTTTTCGTGGCACGGCAGATCACTGCCTGGTACATCCGCGAGATATTTTTAGAATTCTCATATTGTGCAACGCGAGTTCTTTTATCATGGCGCACAACCATCCCAGTGACCAAGTGCTCCCCTCGGAACAAGATCTTATTCTTACTCGAAAAATTCATCAGGCTTCAGTACTTCTACAAATTCCTCTCAACGATCACATCGTCATGACAAAAACGCAGTACTACAGCATGGCTGATCACGGGCATTTTAAAAAATGGAAGAAGAATAAGGATCTGTATCTTTACTGA
- the lpoB gene encoding penicillin-binding protein activator LpoB: MKKNLTLAALSLSFLAVTSCGPKAFVKGQYDDVNRENLMNDQWSETDMQKAVADLVASLMQSPAINQAKKMPVVMVTGLQNKTSEHIDTQSIMDMVRVELMKSGKVGFIDKEARQDIADEYNYQNSGMVADESKKGPGGQVGADFIINGRLDSIVQEVGKDKSVYYKLTLNLTNLKSSMITWSDQKQIRKTFKKKSIGL; this comes from the coding sequence ATGAAAAAGAATCTTACATTGGCAGCTCTTTCTCTTTCTTTTTTAGCGGTAACAAGTTGCGGTCCTAAAGCGTTTGTTAAGGGTCAGTACGATGACGTGAATCGTGAAAACTTGATGAACGACCAGTGGTCTGAGACTGATATGCAAAAAGCAGTTGCCGATCTTGTCGCAAGCTTGATGCAATCTCCAGCGATCAACCAAGCTAAAAAAATGCCAGTAGTGATGGTGACGGGTTTGCAAAACAAAACAAGCGAACACATCGACACTCAAAGCATCATGGACATGGTTCGTGTTGAACTTATGAAATCAGGTAAAGTCGGTTTCATCGATAAAGAGGCTCGTCAAGATATCGCTGATGAATACAACTATCAAAACTCAGGCATGGTGGCAGACGAATCTAAAAAAGGCCCAGGTGGCCAAGTTGGAGCTGACTTCATCATCAACGGACGTTTGGATTCCATCGTTCAAGAAGTTGGAAAAGACAAGTCTGTATACTACAAACTGACTTTGAATTTGACGAATCTAAAAAGCAGCATGATCACTTGGTCTGATCAAAAACAAATTCGTAAAACATTTAAGAAAAAATCTATTGGTCTTTAA
- a CDS encoding COG3014 family protein, which translates to MKRFSQRLTPVVGLFFLLNLLGCATYQSKVQSAREALSRRDFDKALTELKPLAEKENDDQLVYLLDYGVALQVAGKLKESNEIFLKADRLAEMVDYQSVSRIAGSLALNEEMVQYKGDTFEKIFINAYLAMNFLEMGQLDDALVEARRINEKYLKYRADEKKAFELNSFSKYLSAVIWEASRNYDDAYIAYNEAYKIDPTISTIHEDLIRSAKLARRMDTYQSWKKQFPEVKEQSSWYEKNLGELVVIYQQGWGPRKVASPNEYRFPTLMPTYSETQQARVDIEQKSYLSREVYDVQKAAIETLRDDQGILIAKRIGGIATKAVLSDQVRQKNELLGSLTWIALNVADRADVRQWSTLPQTIQMIRIPLAAGKYKFNIEGLNSSGGYTTESLENQEVEIKAGQKKFIVWRSLK; encoded by the coding sequence ATGAAACGTTTTTCACAAAGACTCACGCCTGTCGTGGGTCTTTTTTTTCTTCTAAATCTCTTAGGGTGTGCGACTTACCAAAGCAAAGTTCAAAGCGCACGCGAGGCCCTGTCTCGTCGTGATTTTGATAAAGCTCTGACGGAGCTAAAACCCTTGGCGGAGAAGGAAAATGACGACCAACTGGTCTATCTTTTGGATTACGGAGTGGCTTTGCAAGTCGCCGGAAAACTCAAAGAAAGTAATGAGATTTTTTTAAAAGCCGACCGCTTGGCTGAAATGGTGGACTACCAGTCTGTCTCTCGTATTGCGGGTTCTTTAGCCTTGAATGAAGAAATGGTTCAGTACAAGGGCGACACTTTTGAAAAGATCTTTATTAACGCGTATCTTGCGATGAATTTTTTAGAGATGGGCCAATTAGATGATGCCCTCGTAGAGGCCCGTCGTATCAATGAAAAATATCTTAAATACCGTGCAGATGAAAAGAAGGCTTTTGAACTCAATTCGTTCAGCAAATATTTGTCAGCGGTGATTTGGGAAGCCAGCCGCAATTACGATGATGCTTACATCGCTTACAATGAAGCATATAAAATTGATCCAACGATTTCGACCATTCACGAAGACTTGATTCGGTCGGCAAAACTTGCGCGTCGTATGGATACCTATCAGAGTTGGAAAAAACAGTTTCCTGAAGTGAAGGAACAATCTTCTTGGTATGAAAAAAACCTGGGCGAGCTTGTCGTGATTTATCAGCAGGGGTGGGGACCAAGAAAGGTCGCGAGCCCCAATGAATATCGTTTTCCCACGTTGATGCCGACGTACAGTGAAACTCAGCAAGCGCGCGTAGATATCGAACAAAAATCTTATTTAAGTCGCGAAGTCTATGACGTGCAAAAAGCGGCTATCGAAACTTTGCGTGATGACCAGGGGATCCTGATTGCAAAACGCATTGGCGGTATCGCTACAAAAGCGGTTCTTTCGGATCAAGTACGACAAAAGAACGAACTCTTGGGAAGTCTTACTTGGATCGCTTTAAATGTCGCCGATCGCGCGGATGTACGTCAGTGGTCGACGTTGCCACAGACAATTCAAATGATTCGCATCCCACTTGCGGCGGGAAAATATAAATTCAATATCGAAGGATTAAACTCTTCCGGCGGATACACGACGGAGAGTCTTGAGAATCAGGAAGTCGAAATCAAAGCCGGACAAAAGAAATTCATCGTCTGGCGCTCGTTAAAGTAA
- a CDS encoding efflux RND transporter periplasmic adaptor subunit has translation MKKFVYGALCILLLVSLWILFREQPVSVQTSLVKRGSFEEHLRVDGTIKSKTKMTVVAYATGDLERVDLQVGDNVEKGQRITTLFWDIRKDVVSPMTGVISKVYRESAGPILRGEPIVDVIDPDNLEIVAEVLTTDAVRIPEGAETKVTGIGNEEAVEAKVSRISRAGFMKLSALGIEEEKTEVYVQFINRPNARIGDNFHVELFITLYTSNNVLTVPLGALFKQENNWAVYVVKDKRARLKTLSIAKKNETDALVQSGLQEGEEVILFPGDQIHEGTKIRIQK, from the coding sequence ATGAAAAAATTCGTGTACGGAGCTTTGTGTATACTTTTGCTGGTAAGTCTCTGGATCTTATTTCGAGAGCAACCTGTATCTGTGCAAACCTCCTTGGTAAAGCGGGGATCTTTTGAAGAACATCTTCGCGTCGATGGTACCATCAAATCCAAAACAAAAATGACCGTCGTAGCATACGCCACTGGCGACTTAGAACGCGTGGATCTTCAAGTCGGAGACAATGTTGAAAAAGGACAACGAATCACAACTTTATTCTGGGATATCAGAAAAGATGTCGTCAGCCCCATGACCGGCGTTATCTCTAAGGTCTATCGTGAATCTGCAGGGCCCATTTTAAGAGGTGAGCCCATTGTTGATGTTATCGATCCAGACAACCTGGAGATTGTCGCTGAGGTTTTAACCACAGATGCCGTAAGAATTCCCGAAGGGGCAGAAACAAAAGTTACCGGCATTGGCAATGAAGAAGCTGTGGAGGCCAAAGTCAGCCGGATCAGTCGTGCAGGGTTTATGAAACTCTCTGCCTTAGGAATTGAAGAAGAAAAAACAGAAGTTTACGTTCAATTCATCAATCGGCCCAACGCCCGCATTGGCGATAACTTTCACGTGGAACTTTTCATCACTCTATACACGTCCAACAATGTTTTAACAGTTCCACTAGGGGCCTTATTCAAGCAAGAAAACAATTGGGCCGTTTATGTCGTCAAAGACAAACGCGCACGATTAAAAACCTTGTCTATTGCAAAAAAGAATGAAACTGATGCTTTGGTTCAAAGTGGATTGCAGGAAGGCGAAGAGGTCATTCTTTTTCCTGGTGACCAAATACACGAGGGCACCAAGATTCGAATACAAAAATAA
- a CDS encoding ABC transporter permease, whose translation MKALSRKLLRDLKTLRIQIITMAILVACGVTVLVASWSAYTSLRETQHSYYEQYQFADLFADVVRAPQSLIKSIRNIDGVDIAEGRLVEDALLDIPGQKEPALGRFISYSPNSLINKIYLRQGRWPEKSSTIEVLVHESFAKAHHLNPGNSFFVSLKGQKRRLQVSGIGLSPEYVYALSPVALFPDDLHFGVLWMLHEDLERLSDMQGAFNSLVVKVTPGASLERSQKSLDILLAPYGSVGSYDRSRQISHLFVQDEIRQQKSMSSVVPGIFIVVAAFILHTVMSRLIGLQRTQIAALKSLGYSSRELIIYYWKLVTIILLLGILPSILFAQGIGEWYAVLYERYFRFPQISFSLSRQAILLGIVAGLVPGWLASSFSLLEVFALNPAEAMRPPTPSRFHRSFLEKEGLIASRKTQVKIILRNILSRPWRSFLSILGICASTAILVNGSFWSDIIDFVIQRQFQESQREDLEINFNHPRKLDVLSEIERIPGIFMVEGVRSIPVRLHFKNFKKDSVIASPDGVSTLRRILNRQGEPIKFKDGQVLLSAYFQKKFGLQEGDTVTFELADKSHPDFSAVVGGFVDDIVGSSIYATRTDLHHWISETPSISSVYARMDPGMAEQIYIRLKQFPEVASVTVKRLLFESFNATLSGMILTFTMILVAFAITISGAVLFNMSRINLSEKAWELASMRIMGFKTPEVFRILYLEMGIQVCLALPPGLFLGYGLSYLSTKWIHTDTFNFPLVIDIKTYALAVTVIVLTYFLTGWFLLTKVRSLSMTEALKARE comes from the coding sequence GTGAAGGCCCTCTCCAGAAAACTTCTTCGCGATCTTAAAACTCTTCGCATCCAAATTATCACGATGGCGATTCTTGTCGCTTGCGGGGTCACTGTCCTAGTTGCTTCGTGGAGCGCTTATACTTCTTTGCGTGAAACCCAACACTCTTATTATGAACAATATCAATTTGCAGATCTCTTTGCAGATGTGGTCCGTGCTCCGCAAAGTCTGATAAAATCCATCCGGAATATCGACGGGGTCGACATCGCCGAGGGACGTCTGGTCGAAGATGCTCTGCTAGATATTCCCGGTCAAAAAGAACCCGCCTTAGGGCGTTTCATTTCATACTCACCAAACTCTTTGATTAACAAAATATATCTTCGCCAAGGCCGTTGGCCTGAGAAAAGCAGCACTATTGAAGTCTTGGTTCACGAAAGTTTTGCTAAGGCCCATCATCTAAATCCTGGGAATTCCTTTTTTGTTTCTTTGAAAGGACAAAAACGACGTCTGCAAGTGTCCGGTATTGGTTTGTCTCCTGAATACGTTTACGCCCTCAGCCCGGTGGCACTTTTCCCTGACGACTTGCACTTCGGAGTTCTTTGGATGCTTCACGAAGACCTTGAAAGATTGTCTGATATGCAAGGCGCTTTTAACAGTCTTGTCGTCAAAGTCACGCCTGGAGCCAGTCTTGAGAGGTCGCAAAAGAGTCTCGACATTCTGCTTGCACCCTATGGCAGTGTCGGATCTTACGATCGCAGTCGCCAGATCAGTCATCTTTTTGTTCAAGATGAAATTCGACAACAAAAATCCATGTCTTCAGTTGTTCCCGGAATTTTTATTGTCGTCGCGGCCTTTATACTTCACACGGTCATGAGTCGGTTGATCGGACTTCAACGCACACAGATCGCGGCACTTAAATCCTTGGGGTATTCTTCTAGGGAACTAATTATTTATTATTGGAAACTGGTCACCATTATTTTACTTCTGGGCATTCTGCCTTCCATCCTTTTTGCACAAGGTATTGGAGAATGGTATGCGGTTTTATACGAACGTTATTTCAGATTTCCTCAGATCAGCTTCTCACTTTCGCGCCAGGCTATTCTTCTTGGCATCGTCGCAGGCTTAGTTCCAGGTTGGCTCGCTTCTTCTTTTTCTCTGCTAGAGGTTTTTGCCCTAAATCCCGCCGAAGCCATGCGTCCCCCAACACCATCAAGGTTTCATCGCAGCTTTTTAGAAAAAGAAGGTTTGATTGCCTCCAGAAAAACTCAGGTTAAAATAATTCTGAGGAATATTCTTTCGCGTCCCTGGCGATCCTTTCTTTCTATTCTTGGCATTTGTGCTTCCACCGCGATTTTGGTAAACGGAAGTTTTTGGTCCGACATCATCGATTTTGTCATCCAAAGACAGTTTCAAGAAAGCCAACGCGAGGATTTAGAAATCAATTTTAATCATCCCCGGAAGCTGGACGTTCTTTCTGAAATCGAAAGAATTCCTGGAATTTTCATGGTCGAAGGTGTCCGGTCCATTCCAGTCAGACTGCATTTTAAAAATTTTAAAAAAGATTCCGTGATTGCTTCGCCCGATGGAGTTTCAACATTGCGGCGTATTCTTAATCGTCAGGGAGAACCCATAAAATTCAAAGATGGTCAGGTGCTGTTAAGCGCCTACTTTCAAAAGAAGTTCGGTCTTCAAGAAGGTGATACCGTAACCTTTGAGCTGGCCGACAAAAGTCATCCCGATTTTTCCGCCGTTGTTGGAGGATTTGTTGATGACATTGTAGGTTCCTCTATTTACGCGACAAGGACTGATCTACATCACTGGATTTCAGAAACCCCCAGCATCAGTTCCGTCTATGCACGCATGGACCCAGGCATGGCGGAACAGATCTACATCCGGCTTAAACAATTTCCTGAAGTGGCCTCCGTGACCGTAAAAAGACTTCTATTTGAAAGTTTCAACGCCACTCTTTCAGGAATGATATTGACATTCACCATGATCCTTGTGGCATTTGCCATCACAATCTCGGGAGCCGTTTTATTTAACATGTCTCGCATCAATCTTTCCGAAAAGGCCTGGGAGTTGGCCAGCATGAGAATTATGGGCTTTAAAACGCCGGAAGTTTTTCGGATTCTCTATTTGGAAATGGGCATCCAAGTGTGTCTTGCTTTACCACCGGGACTTTTCCTGGGTTATGGTTTGTCTTACCTCAGTACTAAGTGGATCCACACTGACACGTTTAATTTTCCACTGGTAATTGACATTAAAACTTACGCTCTCGCCGTTACCGTTATTGTGTTAACTTATTTTCTAACGGGTTGGTTTTTACTTACCAAAGTTCGATCCCTCAGCATGACAGAAGCTCTGAAAGCTCGGGAGTAA
- a CDS encoding ABC transporter ATP-binding protein: MASSVPVLISHDLKKEYLMGEVRIEALRGVDLELFAGEFVVLLGASGSGKSTLLNILGGLDTPSSGDVRYKDHILTGASDKDLTVYRRDHVGFVFQFYNLIPNLSAQENVELVTDISINPLRAVEALSLVGLEPRKDFFPSQLSGGEQQRVAIARAIAKRPEILLCDEPTGALDLQTGKLVLQAIDKVHRELGTLVVVITHNSAIAGLADRVLYLGDGKIIKQQINSQKVHIDEVFW, encoded by the coding sequence ATGGCCTCCTCCGTACCTGTTCTTATTAGTCATGATTTAAAAAAAGAATATCTGATGGGCGAAGTCAGAATTGAAGCTCTTCGTGGCGTTGATCTTGAACTCTTCGCTGGGGAATTCGTTGTCCTCTTAGGTGCTTCAGGAAGCGGAAAATCCACTTTGCTTAATATTCTCGGAGGACTGGATACTCCTTCCTCTGGTGATGTCCGCTATAAAGATCATATTTTGACAGGAGCCTCGGACAAAGATCTGACAGTATACAGAAGAGACCATGTTGGATTCGTCTTTCAGTTCTATAACCTCATTCCCAACTTATCCGCGCAAGAAAATGTAGAGTTAGTCACAGATATTTCCATCAATCCTCTCCGTGCCGTGGAAGCACTAAGCTTAGTGGGTCTTGAACCACGAAAAGACTTTTTTCCATCCCAACTTTCGGGAGGTGAACAGCAGCGCGTAGCCATCGCTCGCGCCATCGCAAAACGTCCTGAAATTCTTCTTTGTGATGAGCCTACCGGCGCATTGGATTTACAGACTGGGAAACTTGTTTTGCAAGCCATCGACAAAGTCCACCGGGAGTTGGGAACTTTGGTTGTTGTTATCACCCACAACTCTGCCATCGCAGGACTTGCAGATCGCGTTCTATATCTTGGGGACGGCAAGATTATCAAACAACAGATAAACTCTCAGAAAGTTCATATTGATGAGGTTTTTTGGTGA
- a CDS encoding polyhydroxyalkanoate synthesis regulator DNA-binding domain-containing protein produces the protein MINQNETMTSKPNSKVKIIKRYQNRKLYDTQQSCYVTLDDIAKMIRTNEEVMVIDNKSKNDITAATLTQIIFEAEKKASQYAPLFTLREIIQNGNGSISGYLAKLGAFPQDYMTKQQVNTVVENASTDSVKQNLENRVATAATRYNTDTTAKVAAEKATVLPGLQQDDETPNLPGTSLLNN, from the coding sequence TTGATCAACCAAAACGAAACAATGACATCGAAGCCAAATTCTAAAGTTAAAATCATCAAGCGCTATCAGAACCGCAAACTCTACGACACTCAACAAAGCTGCTATGTGACTTTGGACGATATCGCTAAAATGATCCGTACAAATGAAGAAGTAATGGTTATCGATAATAAATCTAAAAACGATATCACTGCTGCTACTTTGACTCAGATCATTTTCGAAGCAGAAAAGAAAGCATCTCAATACGCTCCTCTTTTCACACTTCGCGAAATCATCCAGAACGGTAACGGAAGCATCTCTGGTTACTTGGCTAAGCTTGGCGCGTTCCCTCAGGACTACATGACTAAGCAACAAGTAAACACAGTTGTTGAAAACGCTTCTACTGACAGCGTAAAACAAAACTTGGAAAACCGCGTAGCAACTGCTGCTACTCGCTACAACACAGACACTACTGCAAAAGTAGCTGCTGAAAAAGCGACTGTTCTTCCAGGTCTTCAACAAGACGACGAAACTCCAAACCTTCCTGGAACTTCTTTGTTGAACAACTAA